The following proteins are co-located in the Rattus norvegicus strain BN/NHsdMcwi chromosome X, GRCr8, whole genome shotgun sequence genome:
- the Fam133bl1 gene encoding protein FAM133B-like — MRKRDNRVAYMNPIAMARSRGPIQSSGPTIQDYLNRPRPTWEEVKEQLEKKKKGSKALAEFEEKMNENWKKELEKHREKVLSGNESSSKKRQKKKKEKKKSGRYSSSSSSSSDSSSSSSDSEDEDKKQTKRRKKKKSHCHKSRETSASDSDSDSKDGSKKKSRDVTEREKRVSKKRKMYEDKPLLSDSLSESDCAEVQAKKKKSGEERERTTDKAKKRRKHKKHSKKKKKKAASASSDSP; from the coding sequence ATGAGGAAGCGAGACAATCGCGTGGCCTACATGAATCCAATAGCAATGGCTCGGTCAAGGGGTCCAATCCAGTCTTCAGGACCAACAATCCAGGATTATCTGAATCGACCAAGGCCTACCTGGGAGGAAGTGAAGGAGcagctggaaaagaaaaagaagggctCCAAGGCTTTGGCTGAGTTTGAAGAGAAAATGAATGAGAATTggaagaaagaactagaaaaacatAGAGAAAAAGTATTAAGTGGAAATGAGAGCTCATCCAAAAAacgacagaaaaagaaaaaagaaaagaagaaatctggTAGGtattcatcttcttcttcatcgAGCTCTGATTCGTCCAGCAGTTCTTCAGATTCTGAGGATGaggataaaaagcaaacaaaaagaaggaagaaaaagaagagccaTTGCCATAAGTCTCGCGAGACCTCCGCGTCGGATTCAGACTCAGACAGCAAGGATGGTTCAAAAAAGAAGTCAAGGGATGTAACTGAAAGAGAAAAGCGAGTcagcaaaaagagaaagatgtATGAGGATAAGCCTTTATTGTCTGACTCATTGTCAGAGTCAGACTGTGCAGAGGTGCAAGCGAAAAAGAAGAAAAGCGGTGAAGAGCGAGAGAGAACAACAGACAAAgctaaaaagagaaggaagcataAGAAACAcagcaagaagaagaaaaagaaggctgCCAGTGCAAGCTCAGACTCGCCGTAG